A portion of the Falco naumanni isolate bFalNau1 chromosome 9, bFalNau1.pat, whole genome shotgun sequence genome contains these proteins:
- the MYMK gene encoding protein myomaker: MGSLVAKLLLPTISTLVFLPTISIAAKRRFHMEAMVYFFTMFFVAIYHACDGPGLSVLCFMRYDILEYFSIYGTALSIWVSLMALAEFDEPKRSTFIMFGVLTIAVRIYHDRWGYGVYSGPIGTAVLVITVKWLQKMKEKKGLYPDKSVYTQQIGPGFCFGALALMLRFFFEEWDYTYVHSFYHCALAMAFVLLLPKENKKAGSTGTPARLDCSTLCCCV, translated from the exons ATGGGTTCGCTGGTGGCCAAGCTCCTTCTGCCCACCATCAGTACCTTGGtcttcctccccaccatcagcaTCGCAGCCAAGCGGCGTTTCCACATGGAAGCCATGGTTTACTTCTTCACCATGTTCTTCGTGGCG attTACCATGCATGTGATGGCCCTGGTTTATCAGTGCTGTGCTTCATGCGCTATGATATCCTGGAGTACTTCAGCATCTACGGAACAGCCCTGTCCATCTGGGTGTCCCTGATGG ccctggcagagTTTGACGAGCCAAAGAGATCAACCTTCATCATGTTCGGCGTCCTCACCATCGCTGTGAGGATCTACCATGACCGCTGGGGCTACGGCGTCTACTCGGGACCCATCGGGACAGCTGTCCTGGTGATAACGGTGAAATGG ctacaaaagatgaaagagaagaaagggcTCTATCCCGACAAGAGCGTCTACACCCAGCAGATCGGTCCTGGCTTCTGTTTCGGGGCGTTAGCGCTGATGCTGAGGTTCTTCTTTGAG GAGTGGGACTACACCTACGTGCACAGCTTCTACCACTGCGCCTTGGCCATGgcctttgtgctgctgctgcccaaggaGAACAAGAAGGCCGGGAGCACCGGGACCCCTGCAAGGCTCGACTGCTCCACGCTCTGCTGCTGCGTCTGA
- the SLC2A6 gene encoding solute carrier family 2, facilitated glucose transporter member 6 — MESSAREPLVRKTSSSYQTFSRSAGKRLDKEYLQSLHNKRLYLAAFAAVLGNFSFGFALVYPSPVIPALEAHPSPALRLDQHTASWFGSVFTLGAAVGGLSAMLLNDRLGRKLSIMFSALPSAVGYALMASAQGSGMLLLGRVLTGYAGGVTSASIPVYISEISHPGVRGMLGACPQIMAVLGSLVLYALGLALDWRWLAVTGEVPVLMMIVLLCFMPNSPRFLLSRGKDDEALRSLCWLRGKDTDYAREYEQIKDSVRKQSPRISCAEIKDPFIYKPILIAAGMRFLQQLSGVTCILVYLQSIFKKTSVILKPEYDAALVGLVRLSSVAIAAVSMDKAGRKILLFVSAAVMLVSNLTMGCYIHFMPASQNGTTANRTLVSSANLPPEPTNYITLIPLLATMFFIMGYAMGWGPITWLLMSEILPLKARGVASGLCVVVSWLTAFTLTQFFLRVVEAFGLEVPFLFFAVISAGNILFTGCCVPETKGRSLEQIEAFFRTGRRSFMR; from the exons ATGGAGTCTAGTGCGCGAGAACCCCTGGTGAGGAAGACGAGCTCCTCGTATCAGACCTTCTCCAGGAGTGCTGGCAAGAGGCTCGACAAGGAGTACCTGCA GAGCCTCCACAACAAGCGGCTCTACCTGGCTGCATTTGCCGCTGTCCTGGGGAACTTCAGTTTTGGCTTTGCCTTGGTTTACCCCTCGCCCGTCATCCCTGCTCTGGAGGCTCACCCCAGCCCTGCGCTGAGGCTGGACCAGCACACAGCATCCTGGTTTGGG TCGGTGTTCACACTGGGAGCGGCAGTGGGGGGCCTTAGCGCCATGCTCCTCAATGACCGCCTGGGCCGCAAGCTGAGCATCATGTTCTCAGCGCTGCCCTCCGCCGTGGGATACGCACTGATGGCCAGTGCCCAGGGGAgcgggatgctgctgctgggccgCGTGCTGACAGGCTATGCCGGCGGCGTGACGTCTGCCTCCATCCCG GTCTACATCTCTGAGATCTCCCACCCCGGTGTCAGAGGCATGCTGGGCGCTTGTCCTCAGAtcatggcagtgctgggctccctcGTCTTGTACGCGCTGG ggctggccctgGACTGGCGCTGGCTGGCCGTCACTGGGGAGGTGCCCGTGCTCATGATGATCGTCCTGCTCTGCTTCATGCCCAACTCACCCCGGTTCCTGCTCTCTCGGGGGAAGGACGACGAGGCCCTGAGGTCACTGTGTTGGCTGCGGGGCAAGGACACGGACTATGCCCGGGAGTATGAGCAGATCAAGGACAGCGTGAGGAAGCAG AGCCCACGGATTTCCTGTGCGGAGATCAAGGACCCCTTCATTTACAAGCCCATCCTGATCGCAGCGGGGATGAGgttcctgcagcagctttcaggTGTCACCTGCATCCTCGTGTACCTGCAGTCAATATTCAAGAAAACATCCGTCATCCTG AAACCAGAGTATGATGCAGCTCTTGTTGGCTTGGTACGTCTGTCCTCAGTGGCCATTGCTGCTGTGTCAATGGATAAAGCTGGGAGGAAGATTCTTCTTTTTGTATCAG ctgctgtgatgTTGGTCTCCAACCTGACCATGGGGTGCTACATCCACTTCATGCCAGCTTCTCAGAATGGCACCACTGCCAACAGGACCCTGGTGAGCTCTGCCAACCTTCCTCCTGAGCCGACAAACTACATCACCCTCATCCCCCTCCTGGCAACCATGTTCTTCATAATGG GTTATGCCATGGGCTGGGGCCCCATCACCTGGTTGTTGATGTCGGAGATCCTCCCTCTGAAAGCCCGTGGGGTGGCCTCGGGCCTCTGCGTCGTCGTGAGCTGGCTGACAGCCTTCACCCTGACCCAGTTCTTCCTCCGGGTGGTG GAAGCCTTCGGCCTCGAGGTGCCCTTCCTC